The Carnobacterium mobile DSM 4848 genome includes a window with the following:
- a CDS encoding YsnF/AvaK domain-containing protein has protein sequence MSYVEGSYATPNEAIAAVKRLEKEGYKKKDLRLISNTAARHAFMEQSNLEITSENDYKKESGSTAEAEQYSIWDTIIDAFSADEDGSAESTVSKENPLSHYQNDIANGNIIILVEENAETKTDSIPNDVTENEQTIKLQEEQLDVDTNKVQTGEVNVSKRVIEETKMIEVPVEHEEIVIKRHKVNDGTSVDENNEDEEIVIPISEEQIHVTKTPVVIEEVTIGKETVEETKQISETVRKEDIEVETDGDVGLHDDRKL, from the coding sequence ATGAGTTATGTTGAAGGAAGTTATGCTACGCCAAACGAAGCGATTGCCGCAGTCAAACGCTTAGAAAAAGAAGGATACAAGAAAAAGGATCTTCGGTTAATTTCAAATACAGCAGCTCGTCATGCGTTCATGGAACAATCAAACCTGGAGATAACCTCTGAAAATGATTATAAAAAAGAATCTGGTTCAACTGCTGAGGCAGAACAGTATTCAATTTGGGATACAATAATCGATGCGTTTTCTGCCGATGAAGACGGCTCAGCGGAATCAACTGTCTCAAAAGAAAATCCTTTATCTCATTACCAAAATGATATTGCCAATGGGAATATCATTATCTTAGTTGAAGAGAATGCTGAAACGAAGACTGATTCTATACCTAATGACGTAACAGAAAATGAACAAACAATAAAATTGCAAGAAGAGCAGCTTGATGTGGATACGAATAAAGTTCAAACAGGCGAAGTGAATGTTTCCAAGAGAGTAATTGAGGAGACTAAAATGATTGAAGTTCCTGTGGAGCATGAAGAAATTGTGATCAAAAGACACAAAGTTAACGATGGAACATCCGTTGACGAAAATAACGAAGATGAAGAAATTGTCATTCCTATTTCCGAAGAACAAATTCATGTGACTAAAACACCTGTTGTGATTGAAGAAGTAACCATCGGCAAAGAGACCGTTGAAGAAACAAAACAGATCAGCGAGACGGTTAGAAAAGAAGACATAGAGGTAGAAACAGACGGAGATGTAGGCCTACACGACGATAGAAAACTGTAA